A single region of the Manihot esculenta cultivar AM560-2 chromosome 12, M.esculenta_v8, whole genome shotgun sequence genome encodes:
- the LOC110628484 gene encoding protein trichome birefringence-like 14, which translates to MKGANNFRLRGRHLSIALLALTFTTIFLWAWEKNPFVTTLQSAQEQFSFHSSEFLVDSPEDSSSPLSLNQTEHVEEAYSHSISSEDLEKQNKDSGASALNSTASFTSEKEDNDGDNMSSSKLKACNYAKGRWVADSRRPLYSGFGCKQWLSGMWACRLTQRTDFSYEGYRWQPENCKITEFESSQFLKRMQDKTIAFIGDSLGRQQFQSMMCMATDGEWRLDVEDVGAEYGLVKPRGAIRPDGWAYRFSNTNTTILYYWSASLADLEPLNITDPSTNVAMHLDRAPAFMSRFLHRFDVLVLNTGHHWNRGKLRANRWVMYVNGKPVEDRRLAEIGNAKNFTVNSVVRWLDSQLPSHPRLVAFFRTISPRHFRNGDWNSGGHCDVTTPLTQGSEVTQDESSDPVVAGAVKGTRVKLLDITAVSELRDEGHISRYSVKATPGVNDCLHWCLPGIPDTWNELLAAQI; encoded by the exons ATGAAAGGAGCAAACAATTTTAGATTGAGGGGGAGGCATCTTTCTATTGCTCTGCTCGCTCTTACTTTTACAACCATATTTCTTTGGGCTTGGGAGAAGAATCCTTTTGTTACTACTCTGCAGTCAGCACAAGAGCAGTTTAGCTTTCATTCTTCTG AATTCCTTGTTGATTCCCCAGAAGATTCCTCCAGTCCATTGTCTTTGAACCAGACAGAACATGTTGAAGAAGCATATTCTCATTCTATAAGTTCAGAGGACCTTGAAAAGCAAAACAAAGACTCTGGTGCTTCAGCTTTGAATTCTACTGCCTCGTTTACCTCTGAAAAGGAAGATAATGATGGGGATAACATGTCCTCTTCCAAGTTGAAAG CCTGCAATTATGCCAAGGGTAGATGGGTGGCAGACAGCAGGCGGCCCTTGTACTCTGGGTTTGGATGTAAACAATGGTTATCAGGAATGTGGGCATGTAGACTCACCCAACGAACTGATTTTTCCTACGAGGGATACCGGTGGCAGCCTGAAAATTGCAAAATTACAGAGTTTGAGTCATCTCAATTCTTGAAAAG GATGCAGGATAAAACAATTGCATTTATAGGAGATTCATTGGGCAGGCAACAATTTCAATCAATGATGTGCATGGCCACTGATGGGGAATGGAGGTTAGATGTTGAAGATGTGGGAGCTGAATACGGTCTTGTCAAGCCTCGTGGAGCTATCCGTCCTGATGGATGGGCTTACCGATTCTCAAACACTAATACTACCATTTTATATTACTGGTCAGCAAGCCTTGCAGATCTTGAGCCTTTGAACATCACAGACCCGTCCACCAATGTGGCCATGCATTTAGACCGTGCACCAGCTTTTATGAGCCGATTCCTCCATAGGTTTGATGTGCTAGTTCTCAACACAGGACATCACTGGAACAGAGGGAAGCTTAGAGCAAATCGTTGGGTGATGTATGTGAATGGAAAGCCTGTTGAAGATAGAAGACTTGCAGAAATTGGGAACGCTAAAAATTTTACAGTAAATAGTGTTGTGAGGTGGCTTGATTCACAACTTCCTTCTCATCCCCGACTTGTAGCTTTCTTTAGGACTATCTCACCAAGGCATTTCCGTAATGGGGACTGGAACAGTGGGGGTCACTGTGATGTTACTACTCCATTAACTCAAGGAAGCGAAGTGACACAGGATGAATCAAGTGATCCAGTTGTTGCAGGTGCTGTTAAGGGGACAAGAGTAAAGCTTTTAGATATTACTGCAGTGTCTGAGCTCAGAGATGAGGGTCATATTTCACGATACAGTGTTAAGGCAACGCCGGGCGTGAATGATTGCTTACATTGGTGTTTACCTGGCATTCCAGACACATGGAATGAACTTCTTGCTGCTCAGATATAG
- the LOC110628276 gene encoding probable methyltransferase PMT26, translating into MALGKYTRIDTRRQSTNYCSTVTIVVFVALCLVGVWMMTSSSVVPGQSVDVPAQENKHDVKEPLPESKASNPKQFEDSPGDLPEDATKGDTNVSQTRGEDNSNTQENQEVKVGEKQEEKSEEKQDEGNKSDDVSNNEKQNGENNTEDGDSKTPDGETNTDSGDTKTNDGENNGTGQGDSEENSKENKSELDETEKNPATDETEMKSDENSGGTEKKSDTDDTETKPDENSGDMEEEKTENQTNEKVDVKDNKESEKTSDEQANNQSGGEVFPSGAQSEILNETATQSGSWSTQAAESKNEKEAQLSSNHLDTYNWKTCNVTAGPDYIPCLDNWQAIRRLRSTKHYEHRERHCPQEPPTCLVPLPEGYKRPIEWPKSREKIWYNNVPHTKLAEVKGHQNWVKVTGEYLTFPGGGTQFKHGALHYIDFINESVPDIAWGKRTRVILDVGCGVASFGGFLFDRDVITMSFAPKDEHEAQVQFALERGIPAISAVMGTQRLPFPGRVFDIVHCARCRVPWHIEGGKLLLELNRVLRPGGFFVWSATPVYQKKVAEDVEIWKAMTELTKALCWELVSINKDTLNGVGIATYRKPTSNDCYEKRSQQEPPLCETSDDPMAAWNVPLQACIHKVPADSAERGSQWPEQWPVRLEKTPYWMLSSKAGVYGKPEPEDFTADSEHWKRVVSKSYLNGMGIKWSSVRNVMDMRAIYGGFAAALKDINVWVMNVVPIDSPDTLPIIYERGLFGIYHDWCESFSTYPRSYDLLHADHLFSKVKKRCNLVAVVVEVDRILRPEGKLIVRDNVETISELENIVRSMHWEVRMTYSKDKEGLLYVEKSIWRPKEVETITYAIA; encoded by the exons atggctTTAGGAAAATATACGAGGATCGACACTAGAAGGCAATCAACAAATTACTGCTCAACAGTGACAATTGTTGTCTTTGTCGCACTCTGCTTGGTTGGGGTATGGATGATGACATCTTCATCTGTGGTTCCTGGTCAAAGTGTAGATGTGCCTGCCCAGGAGAACAAGCACGACGTGAAGGAGCCACTGCCTGAGAGCAAGGCAAGCAATCCTAAGCAATTTGAGGATAGCCCTGGTGATTTACCTGAAGATGCAACTAAAGGGGACACCAATGTTAGTCAAACTCGGGGAGAAGACAACTCTAATACACAGGAAAATCAAGAGGTGAAGGTGGGAGAGAAGCAAGAAGAGAAATCTGAGGAAAAGCAAGATGAAGGAAATAAGTCTGACGATGTCTCAAATAATGAGAAGCAAAATGGAGAGAATAATACGGAAGATGGAGATTCTAAAACCCCAGATGGGGAAACAAACACAGATTCTGGAGACACAAAAACTAATGATGGTGAAAATAATGGCACTGGACAAGGAGATTCTGAGGAGAACTCCAAAGAGAACAAATCTGAATTAGATGAGACTGAGAAGAATCCGGCTACTGATGAGACTGAGATGAAATCAGATGAGAACTCTGGTGGAACAGAGAAGAAATCCGATACAGATGATACAGAGACAAAACCAGATGAGAATTCTGGTGATATGGAGGAGGAGAAAACAGAGAATCAGACGAATGAGAAGGTGGATGTAAAAGATAACAAGGAGTCAGAGAAAACCTCTGATGAGCAGGCCAACAACCAAAGTGGTGGTGAGGTATTTCCTTCAGGGGCTCAGTCAGAGATTTTGAATGAAACTGCTACTCAGAGTGGGTCATGGTCAACTCAGGCAGCAGAGTCGAAAAATGAGAAAGAAGCTCAACTATCTTCTAATCATCTAGACACGTATAATTGGAAAACGTGCAATGTCACTGCTGGTCCTGATTACATCCCATGTCTTGACAATTGGCAAGCAATTAGGAGACTTCGAAGTACTAAGCACTATGAACATCGTGAAAGGCATTGTCCGCAAGAACCTCCGACTTGCCTCGTTCCACTTCCTGAAGGATACAAACGCCCAATTGAATGGCCCAAAAGCAGGGAGAAG ATATGGTACAATAATGTTCCCCACACCAAACTTGCGGAAGTTAAAGGGCATCAAAACTGGGTGAAAGTTACTGGTGAATACCTCACTTTCCCTGGTGGTGGAACCCAGTTTAAGCATGGTGCTCTACATTACATTGACTTCATAAATGAG TCTGTGCCTGATATTGCATGGGGAAAACGCACCCGTGTGATATTGGATGTTGGATGTGGTGTTGCTAGCTTTGGAGGCTTTCTCTTTGATAGGGATGTTATCACAATGTCATTTGCCCCTAAAGATGAACATGAGGCCCAAGTGCAATTTGCTTTGGAAAGAGGAATCCCTGCTATATCTGCTGTGATGGGAACACAGAGACTTCCTTTTCCAGGCAGAGTCTTTGATATTGTCCACTGTGCTCGATGCAGAGTCCCATGGCACATTGAAG GCGGCAAACTTCTTTTGGAGTTGAATCGAGTGCTGCGACCTGGCGGTTTCTTTGTGTGGTCTGCTACTCCTGTTTATCAGAAGAAGGTTGCTGAAGATGTTGAAATTTGGAAAG CTATGACGGAGCTAACCAAAGCATTGTGCTGGGAGCTTGTGTCCATTAACAAGGATACATTAAATGGTGTGGGTATAGCTACCTACAGGAAGCCTACTTCCAATGACTGCTATGAAAAAAGATCTCAACAAGAGCCTCCATTGTGCGAAACATCTGATGACCCTATGGCTGCCTG GAATGTGCCGCTGCAAGCATGTATACACAAGgttccagcagattcagcagaaCGTGGATCTCAATGGCCTGAGCAATGGCCAGTGAGGTTGGAGAAAACACCTTATTGGATGTTGAGTTCCAAGGCTGGAGTTTATGGTAAACCAGAACCAGAGGATTTCACTGCTGACTCTGAGCACTGGAAGCGGGTGGTATCTAAGTCTTATCTGAATGGAATGGGAATAAAATGGTCTTCTGTGAGAAATGTCATGGACATGAGAGCTATCTATGGAGG GTTTGCTGCAGCTCTGAAGGATATAAATGTGTGGGTCATGAATGTGGTCCCAATAGACTCCCCAGATACTCTACCTATAATTTATGAACGTGGTCTTTTTGGCATTTATCATGACTGGTGTGAATCATTTAGCACCTATCCTAGATCTTATGATCTTCTCCATGCAGATCATCTCTTCTCAAAGGTTAAAAAGAG GTGCAATCTAGTGGCTGTAGTTGTGGAGGTTGATCGGATACTTAGACCAGAAGGAAAGCTGATTGTCCGTGACAATGTTGAGACTATTAGTGAGCTGGAGAACATAGTGAGATCTATGCATTGGGAGGTCCGAATGACCTACTCGAAGGACAAGGAGGGATTGCTTTACGTTGAGAAGTCCATTTGGCGACCCAAAGAGGTGGAGACAATC